GCATAATTCTGCGATGATGAAATCAGTCGGTATGCGTACCTGCTTTACTAATCGATTGCCGATGACTAGGCAAAAATATTTTTTTCTTTTCAATATCTCATAGGATTTCTTTAGACATTCATTTAAATCTATATAAAAGCTTAATACATCCCTTGCTCTCTTTTTATCCATTTCTTGAATTCTTTCTAAAGATTCCCTTAAGTGAGAAGATTCAAGAGAATGAAGCAGATTGCCAGTTGGTTTACCTCCCAATAATTTATTGTCAACGCCTGATGCAGTGTTTGGATCTTCAAAAATGTCAATCCACTGAGCAGATAATCTTGAGAATTGTCCATATGCCACAGTTGTTCTGCTGTCGCCATAGGGCGGAGATGTTATAATGCAATCTATGGAATCGCTTTTTATTGTGCTGATTAGAGAAGTATCCTCATAGATGGGTTTAGTCCATGTATTTTTGTCAACTTCTTGATAGAACTTTCTCATCCCTTCAATATTTAATTCGGTTTTTTTTCTAAAAATGTCAAGCACATTAGGATTGTGATTTTTCAGTTTATCAGCTTTTATTCGCACAAGTTTAAATTCCCCGTTCTTTGTATTTGAAGAAAGTCTAACTGCTTCGCTAAAGGAAACTAAAAAAAAGTTTTTAATCTTTTCATTTTTTGTATCATTAATAGCCTTTTTCAATTTTGCCAATTTCAAAATAACTTTCTCTTTAAACCAAAAGTCCACATTCATAAAGTCTGGCAGTACGATTTTATCGTTTTTTATATGGTCAAACCTATTAAGTAAATTGAAATATTCTTTTGTAAGCGCAGATGGGTTTATTTCAGTTGTTTTTACTTTTGCTAAGAATATAGCAAATGGATTTAGATCAATTCCGTAAGCATTTCTACCTAGTAACCTACTCTCAACTAAAGCGGTTCCAGAGCCGCAAAAGATATCGCAGATAGTATCGCCTTTCCTGCTGTACGTCTCTATCAGACGTCTTGCGACCTGAGGGATGAACATTGCTGGATAACCGTGCAAACCATGAGTATAAGATTTTGTTTTCTCACCTCTATAATCCCATGAATAGTCAATGCGCCTTTTTAGTTTTGCATCCTTATATTTATCTTTTTCTAAAAGAGGTTCTAGATTTCTAATTATCTTTACAACGATACCTCTAATTTCGACCTCCTGCCTATAAATTGGCAATAGCGTAAGATTTGCAGGTTGTAATCTGAATTGGTTATTTTCTCGGTAAAGTTTTTTTAATGTGGCTTCATTTTCATCGATTATCGCTACAACGGTTTGGCCATTGTCAGCAGTTTCTTGCTTTTTAATAACAACTATATCGCCATCAAAAATGCCCTCTTCAGTCATGCTATCACCAGTAACGCGCAAAGCATAATATTTACCTGCCCTGCTAGTTTCATTTCTGGAAAGAGTGATTGTTTTATCGGATAGTTCAATTGCTTCAATTGGCTGGCCGGCAGCAATAGTGCCGACTATGGGTATTTCGATAGATTGGGCATTCTTTTTAGGAATCAATGCTCTAGGTTGATTATCTTCTTTGTGTAAGTAACCCATATTCTGAAGAGCTTGGACGTGATAGTGAGCAGTTGAAACGGAGGAAAGCAGTAAGTGTTTCTTGATTTCCTCAAGAGAGGGAGCGTAGTCGTGCTTAGTGATATATTTTTTTATGTATTCCAATACTTGCTTTTGTCGTTTTGTGAGCATTCCCACCTCCGCAGAAAAGATTCTTGACTTTCGATTTATTTTCGATTATAATACGATGCATTGGATGAGTCAATAAAAAAATGGAGGTATAATATGTCAAAAGGGAGAGTAACGGAAATTATTGATGGAGATACTTTTAAGGTAGTAGGTGGAAAAACTATTCGTCTTGCAAGTGTGAGGGCGCCAGAGATTGGGACTAAGGGAGGTGCTAAGGCAAGAAATGATTTGGAGAATATGATAGGGGACAAGACGATTAGTTACGATACAGTAGCCAAATCCTATGGAAGAAATGTTGCTGAAGTAAAACTTGCAGGAAAGTCAGTTAATCAAGGGATGAGAAATAAAGGCTATAGAAATAAAGGTATATAGATTATGCAAGAGAAATTTATATATCTTCATGCTTCCTAAATACCTAGAAACCTATAAATCTGGTCTTCTGGAAGAAAAAGTTAAGAGAGCTCATGAAATTCTTTCTTCATGCACTCTCTGTCCTCGTAACTGCAGGGTCAACAGGCTAAAAGATAAAAAGGGATTTTGCAGATCTGGTAAGGATTTGATTGTCTCAAGCGCCGTGGCGCATTTTGGGGAAGAGCCGCCAATATCGGGAACAAGTGGTTCTGGAACAATATTTTTTTCGAATTGCAATCTTAAAT
This bacterium DNA region includes the following protein-coding sequences:
- the lexA gene encoding transcriptional repressor LexA, producing the protein MLTKRQKQVLEYIKKYITKHDYAPSLEEIKKHLLLSSVSTAHYHVQALQNMGYLHKEDNQPRALIPKKNAQSIEIPIVGTIAAGQPIEAIELSDKTITLSRNETSRAGKYYALRVTGDSMTEEGIFDGDIVVIKKQETADNGQTVVAIIDENEATLKKLYRENNQFRLQPANLTLLPIYRQEVEIRGIVVKIIRNLEPLLEKDKYKDAKLKRRIDYSWDYRGEKTKSYTHGLHGYPAMFIPQVARRLIETYSRKGDTICDIFCGSGTALVESRLLGRNAYGIDLNPFAIFLAKVKTTEINPSALTKEYFNLLNRFDHIKNDKIVLPDFMNVDFWFKEKVILKLAKLKKAINDTKNEKIKNFFLVSFSEAVRLSSNTKNGEFKLVRIKADKLKNHNPNVLDIFRKKTELNIEGMRKFYQEVDKNTWTKPIYEDTSLISTIKSDSIDCIITSPPYGDSRTTVAYGQFSRLSAQWIDIFEDPNTASGVDNKLLGGKPTGNLLHSLESSHLRESLERIQEMDKKRARDVLSFYIDLNECLKKSYEILKRKKYFCLVIGNRLVKQVRIPTDFIIAELCEKIGFTCEDIFVRNIPGKRMPSKNSPTNIAGELEETMTKESIVVLRKN
- a CDS encoding thermonuclease family protein; the encoded protein is MSKGRVTEIIDGDTFKVVGGKTIRLASVRAPEIGTKGGAKARNDLENMIGDKTISYDTVAKSYGRNVAEVKLAGKSVNQGMRNKGYRNKGI